One window from the genome of Kryptolebias marmoratus isolate JLee-2015 linkage group LG1, ASM164957v2, whole genome shotgun sequence encodes:
- the usp30 gene encoding ubiquitin carboxyl-terminal hydrolase 30 isoform X2 has translation MIKNWGVIGGIAAAIAAGVYVMWGPITERKKRKRGMVPGLLNLGNTCFLNSLLQGLAACPSFIRWLEKFSGLPSIQSCKDNQLSTTLLQLLKALSSDEPGDEDVLDAGCLLDVLRLYRWHISSFEEQDAHELFHVLTSSLEEERNRQPKVTHLFDVQSLENLSNQENKTMACISRAPLHPIPDPWKFQHPFHGRLTSNMSCKHCEIQSPVRYDSFESLSLSILLPQWGRPISLDQCLQHFISSETIKEVECENCTKLQQSTTLNGQVFESQRTTFVKQLKLGKLPQCLCIHLQRLTWSGEGTPIKRQEHVEFAEFLSMDRYKHNSSTQILRLKRAAKAPQAESLNDSTEKPKANGTDRDNNNKTFSNGTCSSVFLRSPGFNPQFGLTYDYSVFPSSSTEYLFQLTAVLVHHGDMHSGHFVTYRRSPSSPRGSSAFSSQWLWVSDDSVRKSSLHEVLSSNAYMLFYERVRRPSLSPCSDE, from the exons ATGATAAAGAACTGGGGTGTCATCGGAGGGATAGCGGCTGCGATTGCAGCTGGAGTTTATGTCATGTGGGGCCCGatcacagagagaaagaagaggaagagag GTATGGTTCCAGGTCTGCTAAATCTGGGCAACACCTGCTTCTTGAACTCTTTGCTCCAGGGCTTGGCAGCATGTCCGTCCTTCATCAGATGGTTGGAGAAGTTCTCAGGTCTGCCCTCGATCCAGTCCTGTAAGGACAACCAGCTGTCCACCACGCTGCTGCAACTCCTAAAAG CTCTGTCCAGTGACGAGCCTGGGGATGAAGACGTTCTCGATGCCGGATGCCTGCTGGACGTTCTCAGACTGTACCGCTGGCACATCAGCTCGTTTGAAGAGCAG GATGCGCACGAGCTTTTTCACGTCCTCACGTCTTCTCTGGAGGAGGAGCGAAACCGACAACCCAAAGTCACTCATTTGTTTGACGTGCAGTCCCTGGAG AATCTTTCcaatcaagaaaacaaaacaatggccTGCATAAGTCGAg CTCCTCTTCATCCGATCCCGGATCCTTGGAAGTTTCAGCATCCTTTTCACGGCCGTTTAACAAGCAACATGTCATGTAAGCACTGTGAAATACAG AGTCCAGTGCGATACGACTCATTTGAGAGCCTCTCCCTGTCCATCCTGCTTCCTCAGTGG GGTCGGCCCATCTCTTTAGATCAGTgcctgcagcattttatttcatCAGAAACAATCAAAGAAGTGGAGTGTGAAAACTGCACCAAG ctTCAACAAAGTACAACTCTAAACGGACAAGTTTTTGAAAGCCAGAGGACGACATTtgttaaacagctaaaacttgGAAAG cTCCCTCAGTGCCTGTGCATCCACCTACAGAGGCTGACGTGGTCCGGTGAAGGAACGCCCATCAAGCGGCAGGAGCACGTGGAGTTCGCAGAGTTCCTATCCATGGACCGctacaaacacaacagctcCACGCAGATTTTGCGGCTCAAACGGGCTGCCAAAGCGCCACAGGCAGAAAGTTTAAATGATTccacagaaaaaccaaaagcGAATGGGACTG ATcgagacaacaacaacaaaactttctCTAACGGAACCTGTTCTTCTGTGTTTCTTCGCTCTCCTGGTTTTAACCCACAGTTTGGCCTCACATACGACTACAG CGTCTTTCCTTCCAGCTCGACGGAGTACTTGTTCCAGCTCACGGCCGTGCTGGTTCACCACGGGGACATGCACTCGGGCCACTTCGTCACGTACCGCCGCAGTCCTTCCTCGCCCCGCGGCTCCTCGGCCTTCAGCTCGCAGTGGCTTTGGGTGTCGGACGACTCGGTGCGGAAGTCCAGCCTGCACGAGGTGCTGTCCTCGAACGCCTACATGCTCTTCTACGAGAGGGTTCGAAGGCCGAGCCTCAGCCCGTGCTCAGATGAGTGA
- the usp30 gene encoding ubiquitin carboxyl-terminal hydrolase 30 isoform X1, giving the protein MLWCRPESSDKLVGEFLGTGPAIRNKMIKNWGVIGGIAAAIAAGVYVMWGPITERKKRKRGMVPGLLNLGNTCFLNSLLQGLAACPSFIRWLEKFSGLPSIQSCKDNQLSTTLLQLLKALSSDEPGDEDVLDAGCLLDVLRLYRWHISSFEEQDAHELFHVLTSSLEEERNRQPKVTHLFDVQSLENLSNQENKTMACISRAPLHPIPDPWKFQHPFHGRLTSNMSCKHCEIQSPVRYDSFESLSLSILLPQWGRPISLDQCLQHFISSETIKEVECENCTKLQQSTTLNGQVFESQRTTFVKQLKLGKLPQCLCIHLQRLTWSGEGTPIKRQEHVEFAEFLSMDRYKHNSSTQILRLKRAAKAPQAESLNDSTEKPKANGTDRDNNNKTFSNGTCSSVFLRSPGFNPQFGLTYDYSVFPSSSTEYLFQLTAVLVHHGDMHSGHFVTYRRSPSSPRGSSAFSSQWLWVSDDSVRKSSLHEVLSSNAYMLFYERVRRPSLSPCSDE; this is encoded by the exons AAACAAGATGATAAAGAACTGGGGTGTCATCGGAGGGATAGCGGCTGCGATTGCAGCTGGAGTTTATGTCATGTGGGGCCCGatcacagagagaaagaagaggaagagag GTATGGTTCCAGGTCTGCTAAATCTGGGCAACACCTGCTTCTTGAACTCTTTGCTCCAGGGCTTGGCAGCATGTCCGTCCTTCATCAGATGGTTGGAGAAGTTCTCAGGTCTGCCCTCGATCCAGTCCTGTAAGGACAACCAGCTGTCCACCACGCTGCTGCAACTCCTAAAAG CTCTGTCCAGTGACGAGCCTGGGGATGAAGACGTTCTCGATGCCGGATGCCTGCTGGACGTTCTCAGACTGTACCGCTGGCACATCAGCTCGTTTGAAGAGCAG GATGCGCACGAGCTTTTTCACGTCCTCACGTCTTCTCTGGAGGAGGAGCGAAACCGACAACCCAAAGTCACTCATTTGTTTGACGTGCAGTCCCTGGAG AATCTTTCcaatcaagaaaacaaaacaatggccTGCATAAGTCGAg CTCCTCTTCATCCGATCCCGGATCCTTGGAAGTTTCAGCATCCTTTTCACGGCCGTTTAACAAGCAACATGTCATGTAAGCACTGTGAAATACAG AGTCCAGTGCGATACGACTCATTTGAGAGCCTCTCCCTGTCCATCCTGCTTCCTCAGTGG GGTCGGCCCATCTCTTTAGATCAGTgcctgcagcattttatttcatCAGAAACAATCAAAGAAGTGGAGTGTGAAAACTGCACCAAG ctTCAACAAAGTACAACTCTAAACGGACAAGTTTTTGAAAGCCAGAGGACGACATTtgttaaacagctaaaacttgGAAAG cTCCCTCAGTGCCTGTGCATCCACCTACAGAGGCTGACGTGGTCCGGTGAAGGAACGCCCATCAAGCGGCAGGAGCACGTGGAGTTCGCAGAGTTCCTATCCATGGACCGctacaaacacaacagctcCACGCAGATTTTGCGGCTCAAACGGGCTGCCAAAGCGCCACAGGCAGAAAGTTTAAATGATTccacagaaaaaccaaaagcGAATGGGACTG ATcgagacaacaacaacaaaactttctCTAACGGAACCTGTTCTTCTGTGTTTCTTCGCTCTCCTGGTTTTAACCCACAGTTTGGCCTCACATACGACTACAG CGTCTTTCCTTCCAGCTCGACGGAGTACTTGTTCCAGCTCACGGCCGTGCTGGTTCACCACGGGGACATGCACTCGGGCCACTTCGTCACGTACCGCCGCAGTCCTTCCTCGCCCCGCGGCTCCTCGGCCTTCAGCTCGCAGTGGCTTTGGGTGTCGGACGACTCGGTGCGGAAGTCCAGCCTGCACGAGGTGCTGTCCTCGAACGCCTACATGCTCTTCTACGAGAGGGTTCGAAGGCCGAGCCTCAGCCCGTGCTCAGATGAGTGA